ACAAGGTAGTCCCCGAGTTTTTCAACGACCGATGCGGCTTGCTGTGGCTGTATAGGGTCTTCGTAAAGAGAAACAACTACCGCTTGCGTCGTCTTCATGCAGTGGACGCCGACTTTGCCAAGCTTTGCCCTTATCACTCGATCCGTACCTGACAGGTAAATGTACCTGTTGCCGGCCAAGGTGACACCCGACGACGTCAGAATATCCTGCTCGTCGAATCCCTGGACCAATTTTGTCAACTCTTCTTTACTTACCTATGCACAGAAATTATTT
This genomic stretch from Bombus affinis isolate iyBomAffi1 chromosome 16, iyBomAffi1.2, whole genome shotgun sequence harbors:
- the LOC126925273 gene encoding profilin; this encodes MSWQDYVDKQLLASRCVTKAAIAGHDGNLWAKSEGFEVSKEELTKLVQGFDEQDILTSSGVTLAGNRYIYLSGTDRVIRAKLGKVGVHCMKTTQAVVVSLYEDPIQPQQAASVVEKLGDYLVSCGY